The Armatimonadota bacterium genomic interval TCTTTGTGAATCCGCTGCTGCCAGAGGTCCGGTCCAGAATCTTGGGCATGATTCGCGAGTTGGTCGAGAACTACCCGATCGACGGCATCGTGATGGATCGATTGCGATGGGCGAACATCAATGTCGATTTCAGCGAGACCTCGCGCAGACTGTTCGAGCAGCGATTTGGCACGGACTACCGATTTCCCGAGGACATCATCACCATACCGGCTCTGCCAAGGCAGCCGGTGGTGCTGGGCCGCAAGTTTGGACAGTGGGCGCGGTTTCGGTCGGAGGTCATCCGCGATCTGATGTCCGAGATTCGCGCAACGGTCAAGTCGGTCAAGGACATACCGGTAGGGTCCTATGTGGGCAGTTGGTTCTCGACCTATTACGATGTGGGCGTCAACTGGAGCAGCGACGAAATAGAACGAGCCTATGGATTTGTAGACGGCGCGTTTCGGTTCAGCTCCTATTTAGGGCGATTGGATTATCTGATGCCCGGATGCTACTATCCCATCGCCTATCAGGCCGATGCGGCGGCGCAGGACGCCGACGAAAACCGCACGGTCGAAGCGTCGGCCAAGAAGGCGGTCGAATTGGCCGCAAACGACATTTGGGTCTACGCCAGCATCTACACACAGGATTACCGGGATCGACCAACGGAGTTTGAGAAGGCGATTCGCGCATCCATCCAGAACTCCCACGGGGTGATGATCTTTGACGCCTCGATGGTGAACGATTGGAATTGGTGGAGCAGCATTCGCAGGTCTCTACAGGGCCCGACGCCCGAGGCGCCGCACGATTTTCCGACCCTGATCGAGTCGATCAGGCGGTCGAATCAGAACTGACGCTCCGCGGCCTCCTTCAGCAAGTCGAGCGCTCGCTGCATCCCGACCGTGGGCATGAAGCCAGTGCCTTGGCTGGGCCGAATGCGCCAGCCGTCGTCGCGCCTGACAATCTCGATCCAAACGTGCTGTTGAACGTCGTCCTCGATGACCACCGTGCGGATCATGGCTTTTTCGCGCGCAGGATCGTAGAGCGTCTCTTTGAACAGGACGGCTATCGACCCTGTTTGGTCGATAGGTGTAAATCTTGCCGGATCGAAACGATGTATCGTATGGCCCTGCAACGCAATCTCCCTTCGAACGGCTTCCGTTTGGGCGGAAGGAATCGTGATTTTGTAGAAATGGCGGGCGCCTTCGCTCAACCACTTGCGCTCGTACTTGGTATCGTACCCTGCGGATGTCGTCTTTACGCTGGCTTGAATCGTGCAAGCAACGGCTTGCTCCATGATCCAATCGGCATACTCCTCGCTGTCCGTTACGATCGTGGCCTCGCGGCCATTCTTTAGCCGGTTTTGCATCAGCTTGAGAAACGGAGCATCGAAGAGGCGATGTTTTGCGTGTCTTTCCTTAGGCCAGGGACAAGGAAAGAGCGATACGATTGCATCGAGAGAGGACGAATCAAATCGATAGGTCAATATCGAACGCGCGTCGCCAAGGCAAACTCGAACGTTAGAAAGACCCGTTTGAGCAACTCGACGGAGAGCGCGAGCAACGCATTCCCAGTCCATCTCGATGCCGACAAAATCGATCTGCGGATGTGTCGCGGCCTGTTTGACGAGGTTCTCGCCATGGCCGAATCCTATCTCAAGATGGACTGGCGCCGACCGTCCAAAGATTTGCGCCCAATCGGTGGATTGCGGCCTCCAGACAATCAGGGGTTTGAGCGAAAGATAGCGCGCCTTCATCCTAGCGGGTTATACCTGAGGTATCCTAAGGCTAATCCCATCAAAGGAGCGGTCTATGAAGCGAATAGTTGGGTTAACGATTCTATTAGCGGTCTTGACGCCGGTCTTCGCACAACCCGTCGAAAAAATGCCTCCGACTCACGGTCTCACGCGCTTTCAGAGCGATGCTTCGCATTCCTTTATCAAGGAGCAAGTCAACTTTGGGCCGCGAGTGCCCGGTACGGCGTCGCATCAAGCATGTCGAGAGTTTCTCAAGCGCGAACTTGCCAAGCATTGCGATCGCGTCTACGAGCAAGAGTTCACGGTTCTGAATCCCGTCGACAATGTCAGTACGCGGCTTTACAACATCGTAGGCGTTATCAATCCCAGCGCAGAGAAATCCACGCTGATTGGCGCCCATTACGATACGCAAGCGTTTGCAATCGGAGACAGCAGCGAAGAGAACCGCAAGAAGCCGGTGCCTGGGGCGAACGATGGCGCATCGGGGCCGGCGCTGATCATCGAGATGGCTCGCTCGCTCAAGAGCGCCGTGCCGAAAAACGGCTTTGTCTTCGTCCTTTTTGACGGCACGCACGGACCGGTCGGTCGATTGAACGGGGCCAAGCGCTTCGCCGAGAACCTACCGACGCCTAAGCCGCAGTGGGGCATTATTGTCGACATGGTGGCAGACGAGACGCTACAGATCTTTCGAGAAGAGCATTCAGAGACCTTTGCGAAGGAGTTGAACGACCGACTGATCAGCAAAGCGCACGAGATGGAGTACAAGAAGTACTTCTTCGATCAAGTTCAGCACAAGGTCGAGGCCGAACACGTGCCCCTCAATCAAGCAGGAATCAAGACGATCTATGTGGCCGATCGCGATTATCCGGCATGGCAGACGTTGCGAGATGCTCCAGGAGCGGTAACCGCGCGCAGTTTGCAAACCGTCGGCGACGTGCTTTTCAACATTTTGTATGAAGAGCGCTAAGCCGTGGGTTGACATTGCAATCGTCTATCGCCTTGGCATTGGGGCGTCCGCGATTTTGCTAACCGTCGGCCTGTTGCAATCTTCAGGCGGCGGTGAGACTATAGCCTGGGGCCTTTGGACGCTCTTGCTGACGCCTTTGGTCGGACTGGTAGCGCTTGGGTTCGAAAAGTTCGAGTTAAAGCGCATCGGATTCGTAGCGACGACTCTGGCCGTAATCGGGCTGGGCTATTGGATCGCCTAGCATCGCTGAGAAGCGATCTCGCAGAGATCGTTGGCGAGGACGGCGTACTAACGCACAGCGCCGGATTGTTGGCATACGACTGCGACGCTTTGACGGTCGAGAGAGCGCTTCCGGCCGCGGTGGTTTTGCCTAAGACGACGGAGCAAGTCGCCGAACTGGTGAGATTCGCCAATCAAGCGCGAATGCCGTATGTTCCAAGAGGGGCGGGCACTGGGCTGTCGGGCGGCAGTCTGGCTCCGAACGGCGGCCTGATCATTGCGACGACCCGCATGACTCAAATTATTGAGATCGATGCTCGAAGCCGTCGCATCCATGCGCAGGCAGGCGCGGTCAACGTCGATCTATCAAAAGCCGCCAAGCCGCACTCGCTCCACTATGCGCCGGATCCGTCCTCCCAAGGCGCCTGCACCATAGGCGGCAACGTCGGCGAGAACTCCGGCGGGCCGCACACGCTCAAGTACGGTGTTACGGTCAATCACGTAACCGGTGTTAAGATGGTCTTGCCGGACGGAGAGATTGTCCAGATTGGCGGATGGGAGGACGAGGCGATCGGGCTGGACTTGCTGGGAGTCATCGTTGGACACGAAGGGACGTTCGGGGTCGTTACGGAGGTCTTTGCCCGGCTGACGCCATTGCCCCAAAGCGTGCGAACGTTTTTGGCCATTTTCGACACGTTGGAACAGGCAACGGAGACGGTTACGCAAATTATTGGCGCGGGTTTGGTGCCAGCCGCGCTAGAACTGATGGATCGGCTTGCTTTGGAGGCGGTCGAGGCGGCTTTCAAGTACGGATTCCCTTTGGACGCCGAAGCTGCGCTCTTGATCGAAGTGGACGGTTTGGAGGCTGGCATCGAAAGGCAGGCTTCGTTGGTTAAGGGCATTTGCGAACGAAGCGGCGCGCGAGAAGTCCGACAGGCAGCGGACGAGTTGGACCGAGCGAGATTGTGGGCTGCCAGGAAGAAGGCGATCGGAGCGCTCGGTCGGCTCGCGCCGTCGTGCATCACCCAAGACGGCGTCATTCCACGAGCAAAGTTGCCCAAGGCTCTAAAGGCAGCGGCTGCCATTGCGCAGAAGCACGACTTAAGGCTCGCGAACGTCTTTCATGCAGGGGACGGCAACCTTCATCCGGTGTTGCTCTTTGACGATTCGGACCCGGATCAAGTTAGGCGCGTCTTGGCCGCCGGGGACGAGATACTGGAAATGTGCCTGGCCGAGGGCGGCAGTCTGACGGGCGAACACGGAATCGGGGTCGAGAAGCGGAACCTGATGGATCGAATGTTTGCCAAAGAGGATCTGGAGGCGATGAGAGTGGTGAAAGACGCTTTCAATCCGGACGACCGGTGCAATCCCGACAAGATGTTCCCCGATTCGCGCTTCTGCTACGAAGCGAAGCGCAAACCTCGCAAAGCGGCGTATGGCCTCTAAAGACCTGCAACTCAAGCTAGTCGAGCGCACCGTTCGAGTCGGCGGAGAAGAGTATCGGATCGAGATGGTGGACGACATCGATTCGTTGCTCGCTCAGCTGCCTCAGGATGCGGAACTGCCCTATTGGGCGATTCTCTGGGAGTCCGCAGTGGCTCTAGGCGAACAGATGGCCGAGCGCCCCGAACTGGTTCAGTCCCAATCCGTCCTGGAGCTGGGCGCCGGGCTGGGACTGTGCGGCATGGTGGCAGCAAGATTGGGCGGCGTGGTAACGCAAACGGACAGCGCCCCGAGCGCCCTAG includes:
- the trmB gene encoding tRNA (guanosine(46)-N7)-methyltransferase TrmB; its protein translation is MKARYLSLKPLIVWRPQSTDWAQIFGRSAPVHLEIGFGHGENLVKQAATHPQIDFVGIEMDWECVARALRRVAQTGLSNVRVCLGDARSILTYRFDSSSLDAIVSLFPCPWPKERHAKHRLFDAPFLKLMQNRLKNGREATIVTDSEEYADWIMEQAVACTIQASVKTTSAGYDTKYERKWLSEGARHFYKITIPSAQTEAVRREIALQGHTIHRFDPARFTPIDQTGSIAVLFKETLYDPAREKAMIRTVVIEDDVQQHVWIEIVRRDDGWRIRPSQGTGFMPTVGMQRALDLLKEAAERQF
- a CDS encoding M28 family peptidase, which encodes MKRIVGLTILLAVLTPVFAQPVEKMPPTHGLTRFQSDASHSFIKEQVNFGPRVPGTASHQACREFLKRELAKHCDRVYEQEFTVLNPVDNVSTRLYNIVGVINPSAEKSTLIGAHYDTQAFAIGDSSEENRKKPVPGANDGASGPALIIEMARSLKSAVPKNGFVFVLFDGTHGPVGRLNGAKRFAENLPTPKPQWGIIVDMVADETLQIFREEHSETFAKELNDRLISKAHEMEYKKYFFDQVQHKVEAEHVPLNQAGIKTIYVADRDYPAWQTLRDAPGAVTARSLQTVGDVLFNILYEER
- a CDS encoding family 10 glycosylhydrolase, translating into MRILLAVCVAFSLGFCQDSTTAIARKLGLQGRVIWVDATANISWTQHRDRVRDFVRNCREVGLNLIILDVKPISGHVIYPSQFAPKLTEWRGVTAPVDLDILAMFLEEAHAQNMPVHIALNVLSEGHRMFSVGPAYDKPEWQSVAYTGKRSLTLPGGARFDLDRFESEPPPDGISAYLRTAAPAPKGNGASRAYAVLSDDYRVQAVVDGAFITDPIAPPEGGWVLLADGKAAATFEQLASLGIAARLEVSPIFKPIADSDTEGFAVFVNPLLPEVRSRILGMIRELVENYPIDGIVMDRLRWANINVDFSETSRRLFEQRFGTDYRFPEDIITIPALPRQPVVLGRKFGQWARFRSEVIRDLMSEIRATVKSVKDIPVGSYVGSWFSTYYDVGVNWSSDEIERAYGFVDGAFRFSSYLGRLDYLMPGCYYPIAYQADAAAQDADENRTVEASAKKAVELAANDIWVYASIYTQDYRDRPTEFEKAIRASIQNSHGVMIFDASMVNDWNWWSSIRRSLQGPTPEAPHDFPTLIESIRRSNQN
- a CDS encoding FAD-binding protein; its protein translation is MDRLASLRSDLAEIVGEDGVLTHSAGLLAYDCDALTVERALPAAVVLPKTTEQVAELVRFANQARMPYVPRGAGTGLSGGSLAPNGGLIIATTRMTQIIEIDARSRRIHAQAGAVNVDLSKAAKPHSLHYAPDPSSQGACTIGGNVGENSGGPHTLKYGVTVNHVTGVKMVLPDGEIVQIGGWEDEAIGLDLLGVIVGHEGTFGVVTEVFARLTPLPQSVRTFLAIFDTLEQATETVTQIIGAGLVPAALELMDRLALEAVEAAFKYGFPLDAEAALLIEVDGLEAGIERQASLVKGICERSGAREVRQAADELDRARLWAARKKAIGALGRLAPSCITQDGVIPRAKLPKALKAAAAIAQKHDLRLANVFHAGDGNLHPVLLFDDSDPDQVRRVLAAGDEILEMCLAEGGSLTGEHGIGVEKRNLMDRMFAKEDLEAMRVVKDAFNPDDRCNPDKMFPDSRFCYEAKRKPRKAAYGL